The genomic window GCTGGAATGCCGGAATCTTTCCGGTCGCCACCGTCATCACTGAGAGCAGCGACCACATCAGGATCGCGGTCAATCCGATCAGCGTCGCGGTGCGGGGAGTCATTGTGGAAGGCCTCGTCATTCCGGGATGGCGCGTAGCGCCGGACCCGGAATCTCGAGATTCCGGGTTCGCCGCTGTCGCGGCGCCCAGGAATGACAGTGCATGGACAAATGCCCGGGACAAGCCCGGGCATGGCGATGTTGCCAATATCAGTCCGCGTGATGCCGACGCATCACACCATGTATTGGCCGCCGTTGACGGTCAGCGTCGAGCCGGTGATGGCGCCGGCCTCGTCGGCGGCGAGGAACACGACGGCGCGTGCGATCTCCTCGGGCTCGCCGAGACGGCCGATCGGGATCAGCGGCAGGATCGCCTTTTCCAGCACGTCCTTCGGCACCGCCTGCACCATCTCGGTATTGATGTAGCCCGGGCAGATCGCGTTCACGGTGACGCCGCCTTTGGCGTTCTCCAGCGCCAAGGCCTTGGTGAAGCCGATTTCGCCGGCTTTCGCCGCGGAATAATTCACCTGGCCGAACTGGCCCTTCTGTCCGTTGATCGAGGAGATGTTGATGATGCGGCCGAACTTGCGGCCGCGCATGCCTTCGATGACCTGGCGCGACATGTTGAACAGCGAGCCGAGATTGGTGCCGATCACAGCATTCCACTGCTCGAGGCTCATCTTGTGGAAGGCGCCGTCCTTGGTGATGCCGGCGTTGTTGACGAGCACGTCGATCGGGCCGACCTCGGCCTCGACCTTCTTCACGCCCTCGGCGCAGGCGTCGAAACTGCTGACGTCCCATTTGTAGACCGCGATGCCGGTCTCGGCCTTGAACTTCTCCGCCGCAGCATCATTGCCGGCATAACTCGCCGCAACCTTGTAGCCGGCCGCCTTCAGCGCCTTACTGATCGCAGCACCGATGCCCCGCGTACCACCCGTGACCAATGCAACACGTGCCATATCGTATTCCTTCCCTTGGACTCTTCGGACGTTTCTGACGCGATCGTTTTTTAACTGCGGATTATGCGGGAGGTTTGACGGACATCAAGAACAAAACGCCCGGCATGAGCCGGGCGTTTCTCTTTAGTCGAGGCATGCGCAGTTGCGAAGAATATTTGATTTGCAACCGCCGCCTTTTTAATCGCGTGCAACGCACTCAGTCGCGTGTGCAGCGCACGCGTCAGTTACATGTCAGGCTTTCCTCAGTCGCGTGCCAGACACATCGCGATGCCCATGCCGCCGCCGATGCACAGCGTGGCGAGGCCCTTCTTCGAATCGCGCTTCTGCATTTCATGCAGCAGTGTCACCAGCACACGCGCGCCGGATGCACCGATCGGATGGCCGATTGCGATCGCGCCGCCATTGACGTTGACCTTGGAGGTGTCCCAGCCGAGGTCCTTGTTGACGGCGCAAGCCTGCGCCGCAAAAGCTTCGTTGGCCTCGATCAGGTCGAGATCGCCGACACTCCAGCTGGCCTTCTTCAGCGCGGCGCGCGAAGCCGGGATCGGGCCCGAGCCCATGATCTTCGGATCGACGCCGGCCTGCGCCCACGACGCGATGCGCGCAAGCGGCTTCTTGCCTTCCTTGGCGGCCTGCTTCGCGGTCATGAGCACCACGGCGGCAGCGCCGTCATTGATACCGGAAGCCGAACCCGCGGTGACCGTGCCGTCCTTCTCGAAGGCCGGCTTGAGCTTGGCCATCCCGTCGAGCGTCGCGCCATGGCGCGGATATTCGTCGGCGCTGACGACGACGTCGCCCTTGCGGGTCTTGATGGTGACGGGAACGATCTCGTCGTTGAACCTGCCGGCCTTCTGCGCGGCCTCGGCCTTCTGCTGCGAGGCGACCGCGAACTCGTCCTGCTGGGCGCGGGTGATCTGCCACTGCCGCGCGACGTTCTCAGCGGTGTTGCCCATGTGATAGCCGTTGAAGGCATCCCACAGGCCGTCCTTGATCATGGTGTCGACCAATTCGAGGCCGCCCATCTTGACGCCGCCGCGCAGGTGCTGGGCGTGCGGGGCCATGCTCATGGACTCCTGTCCGCCGGCGACCACGATCTCGGAATCGCCGTTGAGCAGCGCCTGGTAGCCGAGCGCGACGGTGCGCAGGCCGGAGCCGCAGAGCTGGTTGACGCCCCAGGCCGGGCTCTCCACCGGAATGCCGGCGCCGATCGAGGCTTGGCGGGCCGGGTTCTGGCCCTGAGCGGCGGTCAGAATCTGACCCATGATGACTTCCGAGACGCGGCCGGGCTCGATGCCACCGCGCTCCAGCGCCGCCTTGATGGCGATGGCGCCGAGATCATGGGCGGGAAGGGTCGCGAACGCTCCGTTGAAGCTTCCGACCGGGGTGCGGGCGGCGCTGACGATGACGACATCGTCTGACATGGGCATCTCCTGAGGTTGATTGGGGGCAGGCGGGGCTGGGAAAACGGCTCGCCAGTCTCGGACGGCATCCTGTTAACGTCGTTGCGGCATGTCAATCGGCCGGAGACCGAATTCATGCCGCAGCGCATTCAAAATAGTGTTCTTGGCGCTTTCGCAAGCACGTTTTTGCTGCCCGATTAACCGTGGCGCACAAAACGGTAGCGTGACCCCTTTGAAAATGCTTATTTTGTTGCGTTGCGTACTCTTCCCGCCCTGCGGCATTGCCCGTCGGGTTCCTGTTCTCCGCGCTTGCAAGTGAGAGCCCATGGCGAAATCAGACCAACCCACCACCATCAAGAAATACGCGAACCGCCGGCTCTATAATACCGGAACGAGCACTTATGTGACGCTCGAGGACCTCGCCGCCATGGTCAAGGACGGCGAAGATTTCCTGGTCTACGACGCCAAGACCGGCGACGACATCACCCGCTCCGTGCTCGCCCAGATCATCTTCGAGCAGGAGAACAAGGCCGGCCAGAACCTGCTCCCGACCACCTTCCTGCGCCAGCTCATCCGCTTCTACGGCGACAGCATGCAGATGGTGGTGCCGAAATATCTGGAACAGTCGATCGCGACCCTGACCCAGGAGCAGGAGAAGTTCCGCAAGCAGATCGCCAACACGCTGTCCGGCACACCCTTTGCTCCGCTCGAGGAGCAGGTCCGCCGCAACATGGAGCTATTCCAGCAGACCTTCTCGATGTTCAAGCCGTTCGCCGCGCCTCGCCCCGCGGCCAGCGCGGAGCCAGAGCCCGATGCAAATGCCGAGGCGCCGAAGGACAGCAACATCGACGATCTGCGCCAGCAGATGAAGGAAATGCAGGAACGCCTCGAGCGGATGTCGAAGAAGGACGAGTAGGTCCTTCCTTCCCGGCCTTCCGCAAGCCGGAGGACGCACCATGTCCGATCGAAGCGCGTATTGGGACAACGTCTACGCCACCAAGGGCGAGGCCGAGGTCAGCTGGTTTCAGAGCAGCCCGACGACCTCGCTCGCGATGATCAGAGCAGCAAACCTAGACCCCGAGGCCGCCATCATCGACATTGGCGGCGGCGCATCGCGGCTCGTCGATGCTCTGTTGCAGGACGGACATCGCAACGTCGCCGTGCTGGATCTCTCCAGCAACGCGCTTGACGTAGCGAAGAAGCGACTCGGCGCCGCCGCGTCAGCGGTCGAGTGGATCGTTGCCGACGCCACGACATGGCGCCCGGCAAAGACATACGATCTATGGCACGATCGTGCGGCGTTTCACTTCCTGACCGAATCCCGCGACAGGGCCGCTTATGTCGAGCGCCTGCGGTCAGCACTTGCGCCTGGCGGCCACGTCATCATCGCGACGTTCGCGCCCGACGGCCCGGAGAAATGCAGCGGTCTGCCGGTGCAGCGCCATGACAGCGCGAGCCTTTTGGCGGAGTTGGGGGCGGAGTTCGAACTGATCGAAACGCGCCGCGAGACGCATCGCACGCCGTGGGATTCGACGCAGGCGTTTCAGTTCAGCCGGTTTCGGCGGCGGGCTGCTTAAGGTGTGGCCCCGCGCACGCTCCGGCCCGTAGCTTCGCGGTGCTT from Bradyrhizobium zhanjiangense includes these protein-coding regions:
- the phbB gene encoding acetoacetyl-CoA reductase, with product MARVALVTGGTRGIGAAISKALKAAGYKVAASYAGNDAAAEKFKAETGIAVYKWDVSSFDACAEGVKKVEAEVGPIDVLVNNAGITKDGAFHKMSLEQWNAVIGTNLGSLFNMSRQVIEGMRGRKFGRIINISSINGQKGQFGQVNYSAAKAGEIGFTKALALENAKGGVTVNAICPGYINTEMVQAVPKDVLEKAILPLIPIGRLGEPEEIARAVVFLAADEAGAITGSTLTVNGGQYMV
- a CDS encoding acetyl-CoA C-acetyltransferase, with the protein product MSDDVVIVSAARTPVGSFNGAFATLPAHDLGAIAIKAALERGGIEPGRVSEVIMGQILTAAQGQNPARQASIGAGIPVESPAWGVNQLCGSGLRTVALGYQALLNGDSEIVVAGGQESMSMAPHAQHLRGGVKMGGLELVDTMIKDGLWDAFNGYHMGNTAENVARQWQITRAQQDEFAVASQQKAEAAQKAGRFNDEIVPVTIKTRKGDVVVSADEYPRHGATLDGMAKLKPAFEKDGTVTAGSASGINDGAAAVVLMTAKQAAKEGKKPLARIASWAQAGVDPKIMGSGPIPASRAALKKASWSVGDLDLIEANEAFAAQACAVNKDLGWDTSKVNVNGGAIAIGHPIGASGARVLVTLLHEMQKRDSKKGLATLCIGGGMGIAMCLARD
- the phaR gene encoding polyhydroxyalkanoate synthesis repressor PhaR produces the protein MAKSDQPTTIKKYANRRLYNTGTSTYVTLEDLAAMVKDGEDFLVYDAKTGDDITRSVLAQIIFEQENKAGQNLLPTTFLRQLIRFYGDSMQMVVPKYLEQSIATLTQEQEKFRKQIANTLSGTPFAPLEEQVRRNMELFQQTFSMFKPFAAPRPAASAEPEPDANAEAPKDSNIDDLRQQMKEMQERLERMSKKDE
- a CDS encoding class I SAM-dependent methyltransferase is translated as MSDRSAYWDNVYATKGEAEVSWFQSSPTTSLAMIRAANLDPEAAIIDIGGGASRLVDALLQDGHRNVAVLDLSSNALDVAKKRLGAAASAVEWIVADATTWRPAKTYDLWHDRAAFHFLTESRDRAAYVERLRSALAPGGHVIIATFAPDGPEKCSGLPVQRHDSASLLAELGAEFELIETRRETHRTPWDSTQAFQFSRFRRRAA